From a region of the Fusobacterium varium genome:
- a CDS encoding 5'-methylthioadenosine/adenosylhomocysteine nucleosidase, with the protein MRIGIIGAMNEEVIELKNIMTDIQVEKIGNLEFFKGNLLNKEVVLVEGGIGKVNAAICATLMIEHFKVSKVLFTGVAGGTNPDINIGDIVIGVDQIEHDFDSTAFGYALGQIPRMDTYIFEADKDLVDLAYSVAVEKFGREKVRKGRIVSGDEFVASVEKIKWLRDTFNADCTEMEGAAVAHVCHVFKMPFLIIRAISDKANHDAKVDFPEFVKLAAKNSKTIIEGILERI; encoded by the coding sequence GTGAGAATAGGTATAATTGGAGCAATGAATGAAGAGGTAATAGAATTAAAAAATATTATGACTGATATTCAAGTTGAAAAAATTGGAAATCTTGAATTTTTTAAGGGGAATCTTTTAAATAAAGAGGTTGTATTAGTTGAAGGTGGAATTGGAAAGGTAAATGCTGCTATATGTGCAACTTTAATGATAGAACACTTTAAAGTATCAAAGGTTCTATTTACAGGAGTAGCAGGTGGAACAAATCCAGATATCAATATAGGAGATATTGTTATTGGAGTAGATCAAATAGAACATGACTTTGATAGTACAGCTTTTGGATATGCTCTTGGTCAAATTCCTAGAATGGATACATATATATTTGAAGCTGATAAAGACCTTGTAGATCTTGCTTACTCTGTTGCTGTTGAAAAATTTGGAAGAGAAAAAGTTAGAAAGGGACGTATTGTTAGTGGAGATGAGTTTGTTGCATCAGTTGAAAAGATAAAATGGTTAAGAGATACTTTTAATGCTGATTGTACAGAGATGGAGGGAGCTGCTGTGGCTCATGTTTGCCATGTATTTAAAATGCCATTCCTAATTATAAGAGCTATATCTGACAAAGCTAACCACGATGCAAAAGTAGATTTCCCTGAATTTGTAAAACTTGCTGCTAAAAATTCTAAAACAATAATTGAAGGAATTTTAGAAAGAATATAG
- a CDS encoding lysophospholipid acyltransferase family protein, translating to MYRLQYWIVMIFRFILLLFPQKLRFKFAEFLGWLGYVAIKKRRETALMNLKLAFPNKSEKEREEIALESYKIMLKAFLCSLWFKEYFKNKENVKTVNKEAFEKAYAKGKGVIVALMHMGNMEASVKAVDGYSLVTVAKKQRNPYIDEFITESRERDLNLTLLKKSKGTSKELIKRLNNQNIIALFSDHRDKGAIVDFFGESAKAPTGAVSLALKFDIPLLLVYNTFNEDNSCTVHVLDEIELIKTDSFKDDVINNTQNLIHKMEDVIREYPEQWMWFHDRWNLYSKYSKLKKKK from the coding sequence ATATATAGATTACAATACTGGATAGTTATGATTTTTAGATTTATTCTTCTACTTTTCCCTCAGAAATTGAGATTTAAGTTTGCTGAATTTTTAGGTTGGTTAGGATATGTAGCTATAAAGAAACGTCGTGAAACTGCTCTTATGAATCTGAAACTAGCTTTTCCAAATAAAAGTGAGAAAGAGAGAGAGGAGATTGCTCTTGAATCATATAAGATTATGCTGAAAGCTTTTCTGTGCTCACTTTGGTTTAAAGAGTATTTCAAAAATAAGGAAAATGTAAAAACTGTGAATAAAGAAGCCTTTGAAAAAGCTTATGCAAAGGGAAAGGGAGTTATCGTTGCTCTTATGCACATGGGAAATATGGAAGCAAGTGTAAAAGCTGTTGATGGTTATAGCCTTGTTACAGTTGCTAAGAAACAAAGAAATCCATATATTGATGAATTTATTACAGAAAGCAGAGAACGTGATCTTAACTTAACTCTTTTGAAGAAAAGTAAGGGAACAAGTAAAGAGCTTATTAAAAGACTGAACAATCAAAATATTATTGCTCTTTTTAGTGACCATAGAGACAAGGGAGCTATTGTTGACTTTTTTGGTGAAAGTGCAAAAGCCCCTACTGGTGCTGTTTCTTTAGCTCTAAAATTTGATATTCCACTACTTTTAGTTTACAATACTTTCAATGAAGATAATAGTTGTACTGTCCATGTCTTAGATGAGATTGAACTTATAAAAACTGATAGTTTTAAAGATGATGTTATCAATAATACACAAAATCTTATTCATAAAATGGAAGATGTTATTAGAGAGTATCCTGAACAATGGATGTGGTTCCATGATAGATGGAATCTATATAGCAAATATTCTAAGTTAAAAAAGAAGAAGTAA
- a CDS encoding bifunctional folylpolyglutamate synthase/dihydrofolate synthase produces MNIDQLLDELYSYSMHGIKLGLENIEKICKELGNPEKSYKIIHIAGTNGKGSTATTLETILLEAGYKVGKYTSPHILKFNERIRMNGKDISDEEIAYYYDEVKKAIAKAGVKPTFFEVTTAMMFKYFQDKKADYVVLETGMGGRFDATNVVDAELCIITNVTLDHTEYLGDTIYKIAKEKAGIIKDTPKVIVADSNPEFLKAIYEENAHVVNVLDKYANRKWSLDFNNFVTKIEIGDEIYNFSLFGEYQVKNFLCAYEAAVELGIDKAAIKRASEKTVWQCRFERYSSNPLVVLDGAHNPDGMTELKKVVEKGFSPDEVVAIVSILKDKDRKRILEILRPVTSNIIFTSLAENPRGTVGEEIFALIDDKRGCSIENDIVKAFEQVKNMNKKIILICGSFYLLSKFKEEING; encoded by the coding sequence ATGAATATAGATCAATTATTAGATGAACTTTACTCTTATTCTATGCATGGAATAAAATTAGGTTTAGAAAATATAGAAAAAATTTGTAAAGAGTTAGGAAATCCAGAAAAGAGTTATAAGATAATTCATATAGCAGGAACTAATGGTAAGGGATCAACTGCTACAACATTGGAAACTATACTTCTTGAAGCTGGGTATAAAGTTGGAAAATACACATCTCCACACATTTTGAAATTTAATGAAAGAATTAGAATGAATGGAAAGGATATTTCAGATGAAGAGATAGCTTATTACTATGATGAAGTTAAAAAAGCTATTGCAAAGGCAGGGGTAAAACCTACATTTTTTGAAGTAACTACTGCTATGATGTTTAAATATTTCCAAGATAAAAAAGCTGACTATGTAGTACTTGAAACTGGTATGGGGGGAAGATTTGATGCTACAAATGTAGTTGATGCAGAGCTTTGCATAATTACAAATGTCACATTAGATCATACTGAATATCTAGGGGATACTATCTACAAAATAGCAAAGGAAAAAGCTGGAATTATAAAAGATACACCAAAGGTTATAGTTGCAGATAGTAACCCAGAGTTTTTAAAAGCTATATATGAAGAAAATGCCCATGTTGTAAATGTTTTAGATAAATATGCAAATAGAAAATGGAGCTTAGATTTTAATAATTTTGTTACTAAAATTGAGATAGGAGATGAGATCTACAACTTCTCACTATTTGGAGAGTATCAAGTAAAAAATTTCCTATGTGCATATGAAGCAGCTGTTGAGCTAGGAATTGATAAAGCAGCAATAAAAAGAGCTAGTGAAAAAACTGTATGGCAATGTAGATTTGAAAGATATAGCTCAAATCCGTTAGTTGTTTTAGATGGGGCACACAACCCTGATGGAATGACAGAACTTAAAAAAGTTGTAGAAAAGGGATTTTCTCCTGATGAGGTAGTAGCAATAGTTTCAATTTTAAAAGATAAAGATAGAAAACGTATATTAGAGATTTTAAGACCTGTAACTTCAAATATAATATTTACATCTTTAGCTGAAAATCCTCGTGGAACTGTGGGAGAGGAGATCTTTGCTCTTATAGATGATAAAAGAGGTTGTAGTATAGAAAATGATATAGTAAAAGCTTTTGAACAAGTAAAAAATATGAATAAGAAAATTATTCTAATTTGCGGATCATTCTATCTATTAAGTAAATTTAAAGAGGAAATAAATGGCTAA